One window of Haemorhous mexicanus isolate bHaeMex1 chromosome 16, bHaeMex1.pri, whole genome shotgun sequence genomic DNA carries:
- the LOC132334552 gene encoding olfactory receptor 14J1-like, with translation GNGLIISAVACGHHLHTPMFFFLLNLALTDLGSICTTVPKLFLVFFFPTAKFSLLTVMSYDRYVSICKPLLYGTLLGSRACAHMAAAAWASAFLNALLHTANTFSLPLCHGNALGQFFCEIPHILKLSCSHSKLREHGIIVVVASLAFGCFVFMVYSYVQIFRAVLRILSEQGRHKAFSTSLPHLAVVSLFLSTGTFAHLKPPSISSPSLDLAVSVLYSVVPPALNPLIYSLRNQELKAALRKMITDGFQ, from the exons ggcaatggcctcatcatcagcgccgtagcctgcggccaccacctgcacacgcccatgttcttcttcctgctcaacctggccctcactgacctgggctccatctgcaccactgtccccaaa CTATTTCtagttttcttcttccccacaGCAAAATTTTCCTTGCTCACAGTCATGAGCTAtgaccgctacgtgtccatctgcaaacccctgctctacgggaccctcctgggcagcagagcttgtgcccacatggcagcagctgcctgggccagtgcctttctcaatgctctgctgcacacagccaatacattttccctgcccctgtgccatggcaatgccctgggccagttcttctgtgaaatcccacacatcctcaagctctcctgctcacactccAAACTCAGGGAACATGGAATTATTGTAGTTGTTGCCTCTTTAGcctttggttgttttgtgttcatggtttactcctatgtgcagattttcagggctgtgctgaggatcctctctgagcagggacggcacaaagccttttccaccagcctccctcacctggctgtggtctccctgttcctcagcactggcacatttgctcacctgaagcctccctccatctcctccccatccctggatctggcagtgtcagttctgtactcggtggtgcctccagccctgaaccccctcatctacagcctgaggaaccaggagctcaaggctgcctTGAGGAAAATGATCACAGATGGTTTTCAGTAG